From Amphiura filiformis chromosome 20, Afil_fr2py, whole genome shotgun sequence, a single genomic window includes:
- the LOC140142042 gene encoding uncharacterized protein isoform X2: MFCGSSGLKTHIRIHTNEKPYQCEYCGKCYVRSESLKWHIKTHTRKKHQCEYCQKVFTQFDKLKEHTRIHTEERPFACKFCGKCYSKKAVLCVHVSKYHTNKKSYACEYCPKCFPDSKSLERHIRTHTKPYRCKDCPKCFSNDVLLKIHVRTHTKKKSYPCEYCGKCFAKYLLRTHIRTHTKEKPSQCEYCRKRYTPRVYNSHIRLHTKEKPYECKYCKKCFANGSGLRSHIRYIHTKEKPFKCDYCQKCFVQKDDLKGHIRIHTKEKPYQCQLCQKCFAKCGDLQRHMRTHTKEKPFQCEYCQKWFSEKAYLNRHIKTHTKRYTINQS; encoded by the coding sequence atgttttgcggGAGCAGTGGCCTAAAAAcccacatcagaattcacaccaatgagaaaccttatcagtgtgaatattgcggAAAATGCTATGTACGAAGTGAGTCACTGAAATGGCACATTAAAACTCACACCAGAAAGAAacatcagtgtgagtactgtcagaaggTGTTCACACAGTTTGATAAGCTTAAAGAACACACCAGAATTCACACTGAAGAAAGACCCTTTGCATGTAAGTTTTGTGGGAAATGTTATAGTAAAAAAGCTGTACTCTGTGTCCATGTTAGTAAATATCACACCAATAAGAAATCATATGCATGTGAATACTGTCCGAAATGTTTTCCAGATAGCAAGTCACTggaaagacacatcagaactcacaccaaaccATATCGGTGTAAGGACTGTCCGAAATGTTTCTCAAACGATGTACTTCTTAAAATACatgtcagaactcacactaaaaaGAAATCCTATCCGTGTGAGTATTGTGGAAAATGTTTTGCTAAATATCTCCTCAGAACCCATattagaactcataccaaagagaaaccctctcagtgtgaatactgtcggAAACGCTATACGCCAAGAGTGTATAACAGCCACATCAGacttcacactaaagagaaaccatatgAATGCAAATATTGTAAGAAATGTTTTGCTAATGGTAGTGGCCTAAGAAGCCACATTAGGTAcatccacaccaaagagaaaccctttaagTGTgattactgtcagaaatgttttgtacaaaaaGATGACCTTAAAGGTCATATAAGgattcacacaaaagagaaaccttaccagtgTCAgctctgtcagaaatgttttgcaaagtGTGGTGATCTTCAAAGACACatgagaactcacaccaaagagaaaccttttcaatgtgagtattgtcagaaatggttTTCTGAAAAAGCTTACCTGAATCGCCACATCAAAACTCATACTAAGAGATATACTATTAATCAATCTTAA